From Paenibacillus sp. GP183, one genomic window encodes:
- a CDS encoding isoaspartyl peptidase/L-asparaginase, whose product MSTIIVHGSVETSEETSFIEGLSRAALKGYAKLFEGRLNAIEVAVNEMEDNPLFNAGLGSVLNRDGFVEVDGSIMDGDTKKFAAVAAMPQTRYAISAAYRLLEESEHVILAGAGAALFAREKGIPLDNCIISEQLESWNLARQLLAEGKKLDFSLYTGLKKETDTVGCIVCDDKGKLAAGSSTGGAFMKLPGRVGDTPIIGGGIYASEQSAVVCTGKGEAFIQTLTAKFVDDQIRSGKHPQDVAEEAIERMTRLTGETGGLIVIDASERIGISHNCSSFPVIVVVNGEVKNIKPVRLKTV is encoded by the coding sequence ATGTCAACAATCATTGTTCATGGCAGCGTGGAAACAAGTGAGGAAACATCATTTATCGAAGGGTTAAGCAGGGCCGCTTTAAAAGGTTACGCAAAGCTTTTCGAAGGTCGGTTAAATGCGATTGAAGTGGCTGTTAATGAGATGGAAGATAATCCGCTATTTAATGCCGGATTAGGATCCGTATTGAATAGGGACGGTTTCGTGGAAGTGGATGGGTCGATAATGGACGGGGATACTAAAAAGTTCGCGGCCGTAGCTGCGATGCCGCAAACAAGGTATGCGATTAGCGCCGCTTATCGTTTGCTGGAGGAATCCGAGCATGTGATTTTGGCTGGTGCTGGGGCGGCCTTATTCGCCAGAGAAAAAGGAATTCCATTAGATAATTGTATCATTAGCGAGCAGCTAGAGTCATGGAACCTTGCGCGCCAATTACTGGCTGAAGGGAAGAAGCTCGATTTCAGTTTATATACCGGATTAAAGAAAGAAACCGATACTGTGGGCTGCATCGTCTGCGACGATAAAGGAAAGCTGGCTGCAGGCTCTTCTACTGGAGGAGCATTCATGAAATTGCCTGGAAGGGTCGGAGATACTCCGATCATCGGAGGAGGGATTTATGCATCGGAGCAATCTGCCGTTGTTTGTACAGGAAAAGGAGAAGCCTTCATTCAGACGTTAACTGCCAAATTTGTGGACGACCAGATTAGGTCGGGCAAGCATCCCCAGGATGTGGCCGAAGAGGCGATCGAGCGTATGACGCGTTTAACTGGTGAAACAGGCGGCCTGATTGTGATTGATGCCTCCGAGCGTATTGGAATCTCTCACAACTGCAGTTCGTTTCCCGTCATTGTTGTTGTAAACGGCGAAGTTAAAAATATAAAGCCTGTACGATTAAAGACGGTATGA
- a CDS encoding ABC transporter ATP-binding protein, which yields MTNILEIKQLRTHFFNEERTIPAVDGVDIIVKKGETLGIVGESGCGKSVTSLTLMRLLPKTGTRIQGEIRYKGKNLLELSEDEMRNIRGNEIAMIFQEPMTSLNPVYTIGYQLCESVVLHRGYSKKQARENAIEMLKKVHIPRAEKIIDEYPHQLSGGMRQRVMIAMAMSCEPELLIADEPTTALDVTIQAQILDLMRELRDKQGTSIMLITHDLGIVAEMCDRVVVMYAGQVVEQADVYTLFENPSHPYTQGLMKSIPKVDVDQYRLDSIPGNVPLPGSVKQGCRFASRCSYVESRCLEDSPPLFELQGGQKSRCWLHEGTAMKEAAHE from the coding sequence ATGACCAATATTTTGGAAATTAAACAGCTCAGGACCCATTTTTTTAACGAAGAACGAACCATTCCGGCCGTTGACGGTGTTGACATTATTGTGAAAAAAGGGGAGACGCTTGGCATTGTTGGAGAATCGGGCTGCGGCAAAAGCGTGACGTCACTAACTCTCATGCGGCTGCTTCCTAAAACAGGGACACGCATTCAAGGCGAGATTCGGTACAAAGGCAAAAACTTATTGGAGCTTTCGGAAGACGAAATGCGCAATATTCGCGGAAACGAGATCGCAATGATCTTTCAGGAACCGATGACCTCCCTCAATCCAGTGTATACGATTGGCTATCAGCTTTGCGAATCGGTGGTGCTACACCGGGGATATTCGAAAAAGCAGGCGCGTGAAAATGCGATTGAAATGCTTAAAAAGGTGCACATTCCACGCGCTGAAAAAATTATCGACGAATATCCTCACCAGCTCTCGGGGGGAATGCGGCAGCGCGTGATGATCGCGATGGCGATGTCCTGTGAACCGGAGCTGTTGATCGCGGATGAGCCGACAACTGCGCTGGATGTCACCATACAAGCCCAAATACTAGACTTGATGCGGGAATTGCGCGATAAGCAAGGCACATCGATCATGCTGATTACGCACGATCTGGGCATTGTAGCCGAGATGTGCGATCGAGTGGTTGTCATGTACGCTGGACAGGTAGTGGAGCAAGCGGACGTTTACACTTTATTTGAAAATCCATCACATCCGTATACCCAGGGTCTCATGAAGTCGATCCCTAAAGTCGATGTGGACCAATACCGTCTTGACTCCATTCCCGGCAACGTCCCTCTGCCCGGCTCGGTCAAGCAAGGCTGCCGTTTTGCCTCTCGGTGTTCGTATGTGGAGTCCAGATGCTTGGAAGATTCGCCTCCGCTGTTCGAGCTCCAGGGGGGGCAGAAAAGCCGCTGCTGGCTGCATGAAGGTACTGCAATGAAGGAGGCTGCGCACGAATGA